The sequence AGGTATTCGCCTGGTGGGATGTCGAAACCGCTCTCCTTCAGCGTGGCGGACTGCTGCGCATTCACGTCCATGGCCCCGAACTCGACAAAGTGGTTCCCGGAGCCGCTCGAACCGAGCTGCGCCCAGGCCTTGTCTTTGAAGCGTCGCGTGATCGGCGAGACATCCCAGTCATCGTCCATGACCTCGTGCTGTCGCTTCACCTTGAACGCGCCGCCCATGCCAAAGCAGGTCTCGCTTTCGAGGATGTTCGCCAGCCGGTCCTTCTGACCCGCGATGGTGCCCGCCTTGCGATCATAAACCGAGAGCCGCATGCGACACGCGATGTCCACACCGACCGCGTAAGGGATCACGCAGCCTTCCGTGGCCAGCACGCCGCCAATCGGCAAGCCATACCCGATATGCGCATCCGGCATCAGCGCCCCCGCGACCGCAACCGGCAGCGCACACGCGTTCGCCATCTGCTGCACCGCTTGCGCCTCGAGGCCCGAGCCCCACTGTGCCCACGGTGCGAGCACATCGCGCTGCTTGTAAGCCGGTGCATACAGATCCCGCGCGAAGACCTCGCGCAGCGGATCGCCCAGAAACGCCTCCGGCTTCGCGATGATCGCGCCCAGCTCGTCCTCCAGCCGCGTCGAATCCCCACCCTGCGCCATGAATTTCGCGATGAAGTCCATGCCAAACTGGATCGCCGCGCCCTGCGGCACGCCGAGTTGGATGAGGTCGTTGGGTTTCATGGAGGTGAGGGGTTGGAGAGTTGGAGGAATGAAATGATGGAGTCGTGGACGACGGGAAATGGGCACGAGGTGCCCGGCAGCGGTGTTCGTTCTTGGAGTGTGAAAGAGGCGGAGAGTTTTGAGCTGAATGCGAATCACGCGATTGCGAGTTGCGCTGTATGCCGTCAGGCTGGTCGCCATGAAGCAAGACGATCTTCCTGAGAGCCTATCCGGCAAAAAGTTGTAGCCAGTAAAAGCTGAAAGTGGAAGTTGGGCGATGCCAGCCAAGCCCTATCAACCAGCCGGTTACGATTCTGATCTCAGCGATGCGGAATGGGAACTCATCAAGCCTATCATCTACCCGGCTGGCGCGAAGCGTTGTCGAGGCAGGCTGCGAGCTCCCGACTCCGCCCGAATCTGTCTGGACACCATCCGCTATGTGCTCAAAACGGGCTCTCAGTGGTCGATGATCCCCAAGAACCTCGCGCCCCGCAGCACCGCTCACGACGCCTTGAGTAAATGGACCGAGCAGGGCTTGTGGCCCAAGCTCAACGACGCCCTGCGCACCCAGACACGCCTGATGCTAAAAAAAACGCCATGCCCAGCGCCGCTGTCATCGACAGCCAAAGCGTCAAAGGCGGGCAGCTACCGGCTGTGAGCTGCGGTTACGACGCGGGCAAGAAGATCAGGGACGCAAGCGCCACGCGCTCACCGACACCAACGGCCTGCTGCTGGGCGTGGTGGTCACGCCCGCCGACGTGCAAGATCGTGACGGCGCAAAGCTGCTGTTGTGCATGTTTTGCCATGGCTTCCTGAGCCTGCTGATGATCTTTGCCGATGGTGGCTATGCCGGGAAGCTGGAGACCTTCGTGCAGAGCATGGGACAACTCTTCGGTCACGGAGCGAGTTTTGCCTTGGGGATCATCAAGAAGCTCGAAGACCAGAAGGGCTTCGTGGTGCTGCCGCGCCGCTGGGTCATCGAGCGCAGCTTTGGCTGGCTGGTGAAGCAACGCCGACTCACACGGGATCACGAGAAGAACCCGCGCCATCACGAAGCCTTTGTTTACCTCGCCTTCATCGGCATCATGGCCAGACGCCTCACCTCGTTACAACCTGTCGAACCTTTTGCCGGATAGACTCTGAGCGATGGAAAGCGAAAGTCGCCGATTGGGTTTCACGCCTTGGGCACTCAGACAATGGCCGTTTGAGTGCCATGGACTTTCCATGCTCACATTCGGTGGACATCACCTTTGAAGACGGTTCCAAAGCTTCGTTCTACTATGCGATTTTGATCGAGGCTCCTGAATTAAACGAGGTTGGCGTCTTCACGGAGCACTGCGGCTATCACATCTTCCCTCTTGGCGGCACGCATGTGGCCCGCATTGAGCAATAGATCGGGAAGGATGAGGCATCGCACCACGGGCAGACACGCTGGGATTGCGGCAGGTGATTTTTAAACCGCTAATATGACGCTGATTGGACGCTATACTCGCGTGCATCACAAACTTTCAAAACTGGATTGTGGTTTGAGATAGGGTGTTAGAGCTAGCGTTTACCATTGGTGATTGACCTCCAGCTTACAGCCCAACAGCTTCAAGACATCGGCGAAGCCCTTGAAGACAGCGACATCGAACAACGTTTTCACCACAAGCTGCTGGTGCTACGAATGCACCATGAAGGAGCAAGCCATGGCTTCATTGGGCGGTGCCTCAACATCAGCCAGCCCACCCTGCGCACCTATCTGCTAGAGTATCAGCAGGGCGGCCTTGAACGTGTGCTCGAAGATCGCAGCTACCGCCCCTCCAGCAGTCTTGAGCCCTTCTAGCAGTGTCTGAAATGCTCCTTCGCCGCCGCACCGGTGGCTAACGCCAAGATGGCTGTGCAACGCATTGAGCAACTCACCGGCATACGCCTTTCCGAGAGCCAGTGCCGCCGCACCATGAAGCGCATGGGCATGTCCTTGAAAAAGAGCGCTCCACTGCCGGGCAAGGTCGATGAGCAACTCCAGCTTGAGTTTTACACCCAGGAGATGACTCCGCGCCTTGAGCAAGCGGCCAAAGGTGAGCGCAAAGTGTTCTTCGTTGATGCCGCCCATTTTGTGCTCGGAGCCTTCCTTGGCCTCATCTGGTGCTTTGCACGCCCCTTCATCAAAACGGCCCCCGGGCGACAGCGCTACAGCGTGCTCGGAGCGGTGGACTCACACAGCAAAGAGATCATCACGCATCGGACCACGGGCAATATCAATGCGCAAAGTGTGTGTGAACTTCTTGCCACGATCCGAGAAAAGCATCCGCACATCGCCATCACTCTCATAATGGACAACGCACGCTACCAACGCTGTGAACTGGTGCGCGAGCAGTCCCAGAGACTGGATATCGAACTACTCTTCCTACCCGCCTACAGCCCCAATCTCAATCTTATCGAACGCCTGTGGAAGCTGGTCAAAAAGCGCTGCCTCACCAACCGCTACTACCCCACCTTCACCGACTTCCGCCACGCCATCGACGATTGCCTCAACACTCTAAACTCAACAACCGAGGACCTCCACTCTCTGCTCACCTTGAACTTTCAGTTCTTCTCAAAATGAAACTTCATGCTGCGTGGGAGTATAATTCAGAGTTCAGGTATCAGCGTCTCATTAGCGTCAAATTAGCGGTTAGAATGCATCCGCAACCGCCACGGACTCGGAAAAGATAACAGCGCCACGGAGATGATTGGATGTCACCGTGATGACGCTGCCTCCAGCGGCGGATTTCATCTGCCAGTGCCTGGTGTCGCAAATGGACACGGTCAGGCGTGGGTGCTGCTGCTGGAATGGAAAGGATGAATTAGTCCCGCACGAGGGCGTAGAGCGTAGCGTCGTAAAACTGGCCGTGGCGCTGGTAGGCACGTCGCAGAAGAGGGGCTTCGACGAGAAAGCCGTTTTTCTCCAGCACACGGGCTGAGGCGATGTTCAGCGCGAAGATGGGCGCGGTGATGCGCCGCACGCCGAACTCGCGGAAGGCGATTTCGACCATGGTTTTGACCACGGCGGTCATGATGCCGCGCCCCCAGTAAGGTTTTGCGAGCCAATAGCCGAGGTCAGACACATGCTCGCGAGCAGGCAAACCCGCATGCAGCTCGATTTCGCCGATCATGCGGCCCGATGCCTCCCGAATGGCCCAGATCGTTTGGCGACCGTTTCGCTGCACATCTCCTGCCGCGTGCTCGATCCACTTCCGCGCCAATTCGGGCGTGTAGGGATGCGGCAGGAGAAGCATGTGGCGGCTCACGTCGGGATCTTGCAGATGCGCTGTGAGATCGGCTTCGTCCGCCGCCGTGATGGCACTGAGATGGATTTTGGGAGTGACGCGGATGATCATGATGCGTGATGGATTTGAGAAGGGTCGCCCGTGAAGGATGTGCGCCTCCGATTTCTGGATGTAAGCCGGACGTGATGCTGTTTCACCAACAGGCGGTAAAGAGTCTGCTCTGAACTTCGGACTTCGAGATTCCTTGTTCGGCGTTCGATATTTCGCTTGGGCTTTTTGAATGTCGAATATCGAACAAGGAACTCCGAATTTCGAAGTGTTGCGAAAGTTGATTGGTGGGCCTGCAGGGACATGCACCCTGCTAAACCGGTTAAAAGCCGGTTACTTCGCTGTCTAAGTTTCAGGCCCGCGTAGAGCGGAGAACAGAGGACAGAGGTTTTGGCCCTCTGCCCTTCGCCCAGTGCTCTTCGCTTTGAAATTGGCAACCCCGGCGGGATTCGAACCCGCAGTTATCCGATAGAAAGTCGGATGTCTTGGCCAGTTAGACGACAGGGTCATGAAATGGCGGAACGTCGTGAGCCGAGTGCCCTGGCGTGGGCACGAGACAGACTGCCGCAGGCAGCCCGAAGGGTGAGCCCGCCGTGCGGCGGAGGGCGAATCAACTGTTCCTCATGCCTCGCGATGGCGGCACGATCTCGTTAGCACCGAGCCCCGGCACGCTGGTCCGGTTGACGTTCCATGATTTGAGTGGGCACTCCCGGAAGGACTTTCGCCTCCAGCCTCCGCGTTCGAAGCGCGGCGCTCTATACATTGAGCTACGGGAGCATGAAATGGTGCCCATGGCAGGACTCGCACCCGCACTGGCCCGCTTCTGAGGCGGTTGTCTCTGCGTTGGACTACATGGGCATTGAAATGGCGGCCCTGGATGGATTTGCACCATCAACTCCGCGCTTCAAAGGCGCGTGCTCTGCTGATTGAGCTACAGGGCTATCGTGATTGGTCGGTCCGGCTGAACGCCATGCGCGATAGCGCACGACCCAAAGCGAAGCCTAACTGCGTAGGCTGAGAAGCGGCCAACTTGCACCAGCATCTTCCGGGTTATGAGCCTGACGCTCTACCGCTGAGCTACGGACCAATAAAAATGGTCGGATACCCCGGTGCTGCCCCGGGCTACTCTTGCTTCCAAGGCAAGCGAGTGCTGCTGGCTCTCTCGTATCCGATGAAAAGTGGACGTGCGCCCCAGGCTCGCACTGGGTAACGCGGTTTTGCGGACCGCTGGCTCGGCTCTTTGCCTTGCGCACGATGATGAAATTGGGCTTCTCAGTCGGTTCCGCCCCGACTCTGTCTCTTCCACAAAGAGAAGTGCTGCTATTACACTATGAAAAGCGTCTGAAATGGCTCCCCCGGTGAGATTCGCGCTCACATCATCCGATTTACAAGATCGGTGCCTTTCTCAGTCGGCCACAGGGGCATGGTGAATGTGGTGCTCTCACGAGGACTTGCACCTCGAGCCTCCGCCTTCGCACGGCGGTGTGCATGACTCTTACACTTTGAGAGCTTTGAAAATGGTGCGGCATGTCGGTGCTGCCCCGACGTGATGAGTTTGGAAGACTCGCATGTTACTGTTACATCAATGCCGCTTGGGAATGTACTCATGGGCTTTAGCCCGTAGGGTGGTCTTCAGAGGGAGTCGGGTGCGAATCCTGAATTGGGAAGGGCTGCGAGCTGAAGCTCTGGACTGCTTTTTTGAAAGGGTCGCTGGAGTTGGTATCGCGCCAACCTCTGCGGATTTTCAACCCGCTGCTCATCTGTCTGAGCCATCCAGCGTTTTGGAAAATGGTCCCTCGGCGTGGTGATTCTCCACGGTCTTCCACTTATCGGGCGGGTGCTCTGCAGTTGAGCTACGGAGGGTTGAAAAGGGTGGTTCAGCCGTCTCGGCTGAGTTTGAAGATGCAGTCCAAAGCACTGTACCACACTCTTGAAATGGCTCCTCGGGTTGGGTTGCCTGCGGCTATGCCAAATGGCTTTGCTTTTTATGATGCGCTATCGCGCATGGCATTCGCACCAACGCGTCCGCTTTAACAGAGCGGCATCCTACTGTTAGATCACCGAGGATTCTGAAATGGTGGACTCGGACGGTAACGCTCCGTCGCCTGTTGTGTGCAGCGCTGAAGCGCGATAGCGCGTCGTCATGAGGTGCGGAGCAGACTTGGCCACAGCCGCCGGAGCGGCAAAACGTCCGTGCTGCCTTCTATCACTACGAGCCCTTTGAAAATGGCGGTCCGTGCGGGTTATGCTCCCGCTACCTTTCGCTCGACAG is a genomic window of Verrucomicrobiaceae bacterium containing:
- a CDS encoding transposase, with amino-acid sequence MPAKPYQPAGYDSDLSDAEWELIKPIIYPAGAKRCRGRLRAPDSARICLDTIRYVLKTGSQWSMIPKNLAPRSTAHDALSKWTEQGLWPKLNDALRTQTRLMLKKTPCPAPLSSTAKASKAGSYRL
- a CDS encoding transposase, which produces MRLRRGQEDQGRKRHALTDTNGLLLGVVVTPADVQDRDGAKLLLCMFCHGFLSLLMIFADGGYAGKLETFVQSMGQLFGHGASFALGIIKKLEDQKGFVVLPRRWVIERSFGWLVKQRRLTRDHEKNPRHHEAFVYLAFIGIMARRLTSLQPVEPFAG
- a CDS encoding RtcB family protein, encoding MKPNDLIQLGVPQGAAIQFGMDFIAKFMAQGGDSTRLEDELGAIIAKPEAFLGDPLREVFARDLYAPAYKQRDVLAPWAQWGSGLEAQAVQQMANACALPVAVAGALMPDAHIGYGLPIGGVLATEGCVIPYAVGVDIACRMRLSVYDRKAGTIAGQKDRLANILESETCFGMGGAFKVKRQHEVMDDDWDVSPITRRFKDKAWAQLGSSGSGNHFVEFGAMDVNAQQSATLKESGFDIPPGEYLALLSHSGSRGTGAQVCQHYSRIAMDRRYDLPKEMKHLAWLTFEEEAGQEYWAAMNLMGRYAAANHALIHKHIAKKVGAHVMLDIENHHNFAWKETHVVNGAEREVIVHRKGATPAGEGVLGVIPGSMATPGYVVRGKGKPESLHSASHGAGRVMSRSAAKQSFTWSSVKKQLAAAGVELLSAGIDEVPGVYKDIHGVMAAQTDLVEVLGEFRPRIVKMCPEGPAED
- a CDS encoding GNAT family N-acetyltransferase — encoded protein: MIIRVTPKIHLSAITAADEADLTAHLQDPDVSRHMLLLPHPYTPELARKWIEHAAGDVQRNGRQTIWAIREASGRMIGEIELHAGLPAREHVSDLGYWLAKPYWGRGIMTAVVKTMVEIAFREFGVRRITAPIFALNIASARVLEKNGFLVEAPLLRRAYQRHGQFYDATLYALVRD
- a CDS encoding IS630 family transposase; its protein translation is MAVQRIEQLTGIRLSESQCRRTMKRMGMSLKKSAPLPGKVDEQLQLEFYTQEMTPRLEQAAKGERKVFFVDAAHFVLGAFLGLIWCFARPFIKTAPGRQRYSVLGAVDSHSKEIITHRTTGNINAQSVCELLATIREKHPHIAITLIMDNARYQRCELVREQSQRLDIELLFLPAYSPNLNLIERLWKLVKKRCLTNRYYPTFTDFRHAIDDCLNTLNSTTEDLHSLLTLNFQFFSK
- a CDS encoding helix-turn-helix domain-containing protein, which translates into the protein MIDLQLTAQQLQDIGEALEDSDIEQRFHHKLLVLRMHHEGASHGFIGRCLNISQPTLRTYLLEYQQGGLERVLEDRSYRPSSSLEPF